The nucleotide sequence CCGCGCTGCGGGAAGCGGGCTATCACACCGCGACGATCAGTTCGTTCGCGGACCGCCACGGAGCGCGGTGGTGGCAGGCGGGCTTCCACGAGTTGCACGACACCGGCGGGCGTGGTTTTGAGCGGGCCGACCAAGTTACTCCCGTCATTTTGGACTGGCTCGATCGACAGGGCGCCACAGATCAATGGTTCCTCCACGTTAATTTCTGGGACGTCCATACGCCATACCGCACCCCGAGTGGCTTCGGAGCCCCGTTTAGGGACGACCCGCTGCCGACATGGTACGACGACGCGTTGCGACAGAAGCACTGGACTGGTGCGGGGCCTCAGGGCGCTCGTGAGCGAGGCGGGCTCGGCGGTGGTGACGACCACGCCGGGCGTTACCCGCGGCAGCCTTTTGAAATCGCCTCGATGGACGACGTCCGCCGAATGTTCGACGGGTACGACACGGCCATCCGGTACGTCGACAAGCACATCGACTTGATCGTTAGCCGACTGGAGACGCTCGGCGTGCTTGACGACACCGCAATCATGGTGTCCTCCGACCACGGCGAAACTATCGGCGAGTTTAATATTTACGGCTGCCACCAGCTAGCGGACCACGTCACCTGCCGCGTCCCGATGATCGTGCGTTGGCCCGGAGTGACCGACCGGCCCGACAGCGTGCGAGCCGACGGCGCACTGCGTTACCACTTCGACATCGCAGCATCGGTGATCGAAGCGGCCAGCGGTTCGGTACCGGAATCGTGGCACGGACGTAGCTTCGAATTGGGGCCGAATGGGATCGGCGACACGGGGCGGGACGATCTGGTACTCAGCCATCTGCAGGGCAGCTGCCAACGCTCGCTGCGGTTTCGCCGCGACCAACAAGAGTTCATCTGCATTCGCACGTATCACGATGGCTACCACGGGCTCCCGGAAGCCATGCTCTTCGATGTGGGGCAAGACCCGCATGAATTGCACGACCTCGCGGAGGATCGGCCCGATCTGGTGGCGTGGGCGTTTGATCGGATCGAAGGCTGGACCCGGGATCACCTCGAAGACGGCCGCCCAGACCCGATGGCAACCGTGCTTGCTGAAGGCGGACCGCCACACGCCCGAGGCGCGCTGAACGGATATTTAGATCGGCTGCGTGCCACCGGCCGGTCGGTATGGGCCGACCACTTCGAAACGCGGACCAGGCCTTTTTGCCGACCGGCCTTTGGATCGGCGGGGGATGCGGCGGTGACTCCGTCCCAATTTTCCGAAACCCATCCGTAGCGTGCGCGTACGGCGTCACGACCCGTGTCGAAACCGTTCTTGAAAGGTCGCCCGTGAGATACCGCTTTGTATTGGACCGCTCGGCGTGTTGCTGTCTGGCCGCGATTCTGTTCTGGTTTGTCGGACCGTTCGGAGCCCAAGGGCAACCGGCTGCCCTACCCGAAGACGCGGCTTACGTGCAGGTCAGCGCCGACGGCCACCTAGAGTTGCACGGTGAGCGGGTCCGGTTTTGGGGCTTGACCGGAAAATTCCCCGGGATGCCCAAAGGGTCAGACGCCGACCCATACGAAGTCAACGAGGCGATCGTTGCCCGGCTCAACGCGCTGGGCTTCAACTTGATTCGTATGTTCGACCGGCCACGCGCCGGAGAGCCCTACGTCAAGGGCGACCGCAGCAAGAACGACGTGCTCGACCACTTCGTCGCTGTCTGCAAGCGCGAAGGGATCGCGATCTGGAAGGCGTCCATGATCAAAGGCGCGGTCTCTTCCGAGGACGTCGACGTGATCGACGACTCGGCAACCGCCGACGCTTGGTCGGAGGCCGTCGGCGATCGATACAAGTTGGGGAAAAAAGGCTTGGCGACGTTCTGGGACGCCCGGCTTCAAGCACTGTCGCTGGCCAACGCGAAGTCGGTGGCCGACCACTTCAACCAACATACGCGCTTGCGATGGGGCGACGACCCCGTGTTCGTGGTCTGGGAACTGGTTAACGAGGATTGGTGGTTCTTCCACATGATGCGCGGCCTGCATCTCAAGCAGCCCGACTTTTTTCAGCTCACGTTGCGTGAGCAGTGGAATGCTTTCCTTCGCGATAAGTACGGAAACGAAGTGGCGCTGCGGGAAACCTGGCGGGGCAACCTGCTCCCAGGGGAGAACCTCGAATCGGGCTCGGTCGCGATGCTGCCGCTCGGCCGGGATCTGTCCGGCGCCGATCAGGCCAAGTCGCTCGGCGTGGACGTAGACGAAGCGGTCACGGGCGATATCCGGATGAGCGACTTCAACGGGCCCCGCGGGCAGGACGTCGTCGCGTTCCTGCTCGAGATCTGGATCGACACGAAGCGACAGCAGCACGAAGCCGTGAAGACGTGGGGCAAGAGTTGCCACCTCTCCCCGACCGTCTGGGACACCGGCATCGGTTGGTCCTTGGCGACCCAGTACATGCACCAGCATGCCGACGCAGTAGCGCACTCCACTTACATCAACGGCACACACCATCCCGACCCGACTCATCACCGCGCGCCGTGGTGGAGCACGTTGGAAGAACCTCCTGCCCTTTGCTGGGGCCAGCCATGGCTTGAGCAGAACAAGATTGCCGGCAAGCCGTTTTTCGTTTACGAAAACAACATCATGCAGCCTGCGAAGTACCGCGGTGAGCACCCGATGCGGATGGCCACGCTAGGCGCTATCCAGGATTGGGACATCGTCGTGACGCATTACTACGGGTTTCCGCAAGACCCCAGGACAGACGAGCCCTACACCCAAGCCATGGACTACACCACACTCGGGCACCCGCAGGGCTACCACTTTCAGTACGACCGCGTCTTGCAATCGGCACTTACCTTCGCCGGAACCGTGTTCCGCAATGGTCACCTCTCGCCCGCCCCCGAACCAACCACGTTCGTCTTTGGCCGAAATAGTCTGCTGGATCCGAATATGTCGGCCTATCGCGACGTCGCCGATCGGTTCATGCCCACGGCATTCCGCTACGGATCTCGGATCGAAATCGACCCGGAACGCGAAGATGATGAGATCCTTGGCCCATCGCGGCGGCGCGGCGTCTACGAACCCAACCCGTACCGACCGACCGAGCAAATCCGCCTCGACCACCAGCGGGGGCATCTGGTCTTCGACGCGCCCGGGGCCGCCGCCTTCTGCGGATTCTTCGCGGAAGTCGAAGCGCCGATTGAATTTGGTCACGGCTTGACGCTCCGCGACGTCCGGATCGACAACGAGCCCGGCATCGCCTACCCGGTGACCGCCGACGAAAAATACTTAACCTTTGGCGTGGCCTCCACCGACGGACTCCCCTTGGACCAGACCCGTCACGCCCGGCTACTTCTGGCCAGCACGAGCTTCAATGACGGGTTCCGGATGGAGCACGACGCGTTGACGCGAGAATGGTTCCGCAACGGCAGGCAAGCGTTCCCCGATGGTGCCGGCGGTTTGCCCGTGCGATACGCGGTTCCTTCGATCACGTTGGATCCCGGCCCACTGAGCGGCATGCGTTACCGCGTGCTGGATTGGCACTTCCGGGAGATCGATCGCGGTGTCGTGGGCGAGGGGGTGTGGGAACTGCCGCCGGACCGTCGACGCTTTGTGATCGAGTTGACGCGGGATGTCGATGCGCCATGAAGCATCGATACCCCCTCCGCCGTGTGGAGAAACCCCGGGCCGCCGCAACTGCGACCAAACGTTTCGGGATCGCCGCGGCGTGTGGCATCGCCGGCGGCATCGGTTTGGGCTGCCAATCCCCGGGCAACGTACAACCGCCCAGCGCACTATCGCCACCGGCGTGGCTCGAAGAATATCCAGGCGTGACCTTAAGCAATCGATTCCTCACGATCCGCGTCGCTCTGCCGGACACGCGGCATGGTTTCAACCGCGCTAGCCGATTCGATCGGGCCGGGATGGTGGTCTGGGCGGCGGACGCATCGGGCTTCGTCGCGATGGCGCCGCATACCCAAGCGTCAGACCACGATCCGGCGATTGACGACCACGTCGCGGGGACCGCCGGCGAGTTTTCGATCGAAGCGCCGCCCGGCTACAACGATGCGAACCCAGGCGAGACGTTCCTGAAGATCGGCGTGGGCCTGCTCGAACGTACTGACGACCGGTCGTACCGATTTCGCCACGCCTACCCGATCCGAGATGCGGGCCAGTGGCAAGTCGAGTCTGGGCCGACGGCGGTCACGCTCATCCACGAGTTGTCGTCGTCACTGGGCTGGGCTTATCGATATCGCATAACCGTCCGGCTATACGACGATCGCGCGGGCTTCGAGATCGAAAGGCAACTGGAGAATCTCAGCTCGCGTCGGCTCGCGGTCTGCCACTACAGCCACAACTTCGTTTGGCTCGACGGCCACGCGGCGACGCCCGGAGCCAGAATCGCGGTTGAACCGCCCCATCGCGCGGCTCGCCCCCCGAAGTTCCGTGGCGCCGCGGAATGGAAGGCGGGAACGCTAAGCGTGATCGACCGGCCAGCAACGCCGGGGATCGTCCGACTGATCCCGGAACAAGCGCAAGAGCCGGACGATCCGGCGGCGTGGTCGGCCGTCCTGTCCCACCCCGACGCGACGCGGGCCATGACCATCAGCCAGGTGCCGATGCCCGACCGAACGATCCTCTATCTCGACGACCGTACCGCTTCGATCGAACCGTTCATCGATCTCGACCTGTTGCCGGGTGCGTCGGCATCGTGGCGTACCGCGTACGAGATGGTGCCCCCATGGACTCCCGAAGACCGCGCGCCCATCGACCCTATCGCCCCTTGAGGTCTACGCATGTCAATCCCCAGACAACGCTTCGTTACCGATCTGCTGGATATCCAACCCGAGGCCTCCGCGGAGTCCGTGATCTGGCGCGCCGACCGCCCCACGCAGATGCGCGAAACGCCCGCGAAGGACATCGAACTGGACGTCCCGTTTCGGCCGCTGCGGGTCGAGCCGTCGCTGCTGGTCGAACCGGCAGACGGAGAGAAAGTCCATCGCGACCACAAACTCGAGCCCCGGTCGCTGCCGATCCGAGTATCGGCCTACGGCGACCGCGTCGTGCGGATTACGCTGTGTGCCGACGGCTCCGCGGCCCTGCCCCACGACGGGCCGATGCTCGCGATCGATGAATCGCTGCAACCCCAGCCGCTGCGTGTGCAACTCGAGTCAGAAGCTTGGTCGGTTTTAGATGAGCGCGGGCAGGCACGGTTCCGCATTGAACGACGCGACCCGGTGCGGCGGCACTGGAGCGACTTGGTCATGCCGCCGGCCGAAGGGTTCGTCGCGTCCGTCCTCCCAGATGGGCACACCGACATCCCGTTCAGCAGCCACGATCAGTTCTTCCCCAAGCAAGTCGAATCGCTCCCGCTCGGATTCGTGACCAGCCAAGGTCGTGTGGACCACACTGCGTTCTCCATCCACGCCGGTCCCCAGGAACACTTCGTGGGCACCGGCGAACGCTTCGCCCGCATGGACTTGGCCGGCTCGACGTTTTCGCTAATCAACGACGACGGCTTAGGGGTCAACAGCCCGCGGACCTACAAAAACATCCCCTTCTACCTCAGCAGCGCGGGCTACGGATTGATGGTACACACCTCGGCAATGATGCGCCTGTCGTTGGCGGGTGTCTCGACCCGGGCCGCGCAGGGGGTGTTGCCCGACCCGGTGCTGGACCTGTTCTTCATCGCCGGGAGCCCGGAAGAAATCCTGTACGAACTCCGCCGACTGACCGGCTTCCCCGCCGACGTGCCGCGGTGGAGCTACGGCGTCTGGATGAGCCGGATGACCTACTTTTCCGATGAGGAGATCACCGGCATCGCCCATCGGCTCCGCGAGGAGCGGCTGCCCTGCGACGTGTTGCACGTCGATACAGGTTGGTTCGCGAAGGACTGGGTCTGCGAGTGGGAGTTCTCGGCTGAGCGGTTCTCGGACCCCGCGGGGTTCATGAAGCGCATGGACGATTTAGGCTTCCGGATCACGCTCTGGCAGACGCCCAACATCGGGCAGGGCAATCGGCTGCTCGAAGAAGCGAAAGAGAACGGGTATCTCGCGCCGCGCGATTCCGCCGAAACGCAGAGCGGGTCGGATTTTTCGTCTCAGCACTTCGACGGCGTGATCGATTTCACCAACCCCGAGGCGGTCGCCTGGTACCAAAGCTTGCTCAAGCGGCTCTTCGACTTGGGAGCCGCCGCGATCAAGACCGACTTCGGCGAAAACGTGGACCCCGCCGCGCGCTACCACGGCTTGCCGGCCCGGCTCTTACGCAATCGCTACGCCCTGCTCTACCAGCAGGCCGCCTTCGAAGCGACGGCGCGGGCGACGTCCGAGCCGATCATCTGGGCTCGGGCGGGTTGGCTGGGCAGCCAACGCTACCCCGTGCACTGGGGTGGCGACTGCGCCTGTACCTGGGACGGCATGGCCGCCTCCCTCCGCGGCGGGCTGCACCTGGGCCTGTCCGGCTTCGCGTTCTGGTCCCACGACGTCCCCGGGTTCCATGGCCTGCCGGACTTCATGAACTCGTGGCCGACCGACGACCTCTACGTCCGCTGGACGCAGTTCGGCGTGTTCACGTCCCACCTGCGCTACCACGGCACGAGCCCACGCGAACCTTACGACTACCCCGCCGTCTTGGACCTCGTCCGCCGATGGTGGCGGCTGCGCTACGCGCTGATTCCATATCTCGAACGCGAGGGAACCCGCGCGATCCAGACCGGCTTCCCGGTCCTGCGGGCGATGATGTTGCACCACCCCGACGACCCGTTGTGCTGGCATATCGACGATCAGTTTTTCTGCGGCTCGGACCTGCTGGTCGCGCCCGTCATGAACGGCACCGGCCAACGACGCGTCTACCTGCCGGACGGGGCCTGGGTTGACTTCTGGACCGGCGAGTTCCACGAAGGGCCCGGCTGGCTCGATACCAACCACCCGCTGGACACCTGCCCGGTGTTCGCAAGGCCTTACGCCGAGATCCCCTTCTATCCCGAAGCGATCGAGCACACGGGGCAACTCGACACCAGCCGTATCGTCCCCCTGCGATTCGACGAACGCTACCGCGGCTTGTCGCAGGCGCCGCTGGCCGAGGTCTGGAAGTCGGACGGGTTGAAATAAGCCGACTTGGTTGTAAATGGATGTGCAACCGGCGGCCCCAACGACGAACCTCAAGGCTACGCGGCTTACGACTCGGTTCGCGGGGGAACCCAAAGGTGGACGTACAAACTATCCATCCAGCCGTGGCTGAGGATCCCGACATCGCCCGCCGGGAGTCGGATCGGCTTGCAGCCGTCGTGATGCTCGAAACGGTCGTCGAGACACCAGCGCTTCCAGGTTCGGCCCGCGGCGTCCGCTTTTTTGTAGGCGTAGAGTTTGCAGCGTTGACGGTACGGGTAGAACGGGTCGTGTTCGCCGCAGATGATCTCGTCCTCGCCGTCGTCGTCCAGGTCGGCCACACCGATCGAATGGGGGCACCGGACGACATCGATCACGTGTCGCCGCCACCGATCCCGGGGGTTGGCCGGGCATTCGTACCAGCAGAGCGGGGTGTAGTCGGCTCGCTTTTCGGGGGACCATTGCACGGTTTCATCGCCGATCACGACGTCGGCGCGTCCGTTGCCCTGGACATCGATCACCCCGATCCGCGCGGGGTAGACGCCCTCGAACATGCGGTGGGGGGTGAACGAACCGTCGCCGTTGTTCTCCAGCCAGTGGGCGCCTAGAAAGAGGTCCGGGGCTCCGTCGCCCGTGATGTCGTGGGCAATAACTTCTTCCCCATAGGGGATCTCGGCGAGCGTGCGGCTCGGCCACGGCACCGACGGGTCCTCGGAGACTTCCCATATCTCGGGATAGTGTGGGAGGTCCACCTCCGCGGAGGCATGCGCCGAATGGTAAGCGGTAACGAGCGCCAACTTTCCTCCGGGCAGCAACGGCGCGACGCAAGATCCGTGCGGCCAATCGCCAACGCCCGTCCCGATCTCGTGTAGCTCCCAGCGGTCGTTCAGAGGGTCGATCGGTTTAGCCCATGCCAAGCGGTTACTGACCTTTGGGCCTTGATCGGTGGCCAAAGTCACGATGAGTTCGTCACGTCCATCGCCGTCCAGGTCGTAGTGGTTGATGATCTGACAGACGCCGGGGATCTCCCGGCGGGTCGGTGAGTTCAGTTCGTACCACCATCGGCCGACCGCGATGTCAAACTGCCCGTTGCCCGTGATATCCACCGCGAGGATGTCCGTCCCGGCGCCGGGCTTGTCGCGGTCGACAAACCGGTGCTGGTAACCCGCGATTGGAGAAGGGCGCTCGACCTCGTCAAGCCGCATGACCCTCGGGTAGCGGTGCTCTTTGCCGAGGTACCGGAGCTGACGCCCCGGCTGATTGTGTTCGCCCGCTCCGTTGAAGTACGTAGCTTCGTGAATCCCTTGGCCTTGCTGTCGGATCTCTCGCTTCCACGTCTCTCCGCCGTCGGCCGAAAGGTATTCGATGATTCGAGCGTCGTAGTTGTAAAGCGCGGCCCACCCGCCGCCCGCCATTTCTGCCACGACCAGCCGGACGCCCTCTTGCGTACGCTCGGCGTGGAGGCTGTGGCCGTAGGCGATGCCGCGTTCGATGGGGTGTTCGATCCATTCGCCGTGCCCGGTATTTTCGAGCCAAGACAACTGCCCTTCGAAGTACTCGCTGTCGATGATCACTAAGTCATCGACGCCGTTGCCGGTGATATCGAGTGCACTGACACGGCACATCTCGCGGTGGTTCGGCGCAACTTCGGTCAACGGCCACGGAATCGACCCCGGCTTACCGAAAGGCCCGCCCTCGGGACATCGATACACGTTCGGGCCCGAAGCGATGCCCCAACCCCCATCGCGGTCGAGCCGGACGACACAGAGGCCCTCTTCGCTCCGGTTGCTCCCGATGTCGTAGCACTTCCAAGGCATCTCCGGGTCGACGCCGGGGCGATAGAGATACAAGCTGCTTCGGCCGCCGTGCGGGCCGTTGGCGATGAGCTCCAGCCGCCCGTCGCCGTCTACGTCGTGGAGCACCAAATCGTGCGGATATCCGTGATGAGCGGGTTCGAGCACGTGCTTGGCCCACGGCTCATCGAGCGAGCCGGAAGGCTTGAACCAGGCGATCTCCCACAGGTTTTTGTCCGCGGTGTCGGGGGCTTGCAACCCGGTGACCACTTCCGGCCGCCCGTCGCCGTCGATGTCGGCGATGGCCAAGCCCACCGAACAGGTTCCGTCTCGGCAGATCACTGCTCGTTTCCCGGTATCGATCTGATACCACGTCAGGGCATCGGTGGAGCCTACGACCAGTTCCGGGATGCCATCACCGTCCAGATCGGCCGCCGTTGAGGCGACGAGCCCTTGATAAAACCGCGCAAGCGGTTCGGCGTCCAAAAGCGTGAGTTCCCATCGATGCGGTGCAGAAGAAGTCATGATAATGACGTGATTAATGAATAACGCGGGTCGCGTGAACATTCACTCGAGCCGGGTTGGGGGCAGATGATCGAACACCCAGATTGACCTGATGCGTAAGTGCAGTACGATACGAACCATCAGTCGATAGAACGTTCTACCATTTATTTCATGGCGCTTCATTACAACATTCTATTCTTGCTGGCCGATCAACTACGTGCCGATTTCTTGGGTTGCTACGGTGCGGAATGTATCGATACGCCGAACATCGACGCCCTAGCACGGAGTGGCGTTCGGTTTAATCGCTGCCTGACCCCATCGCCGCTGTGCGTCCCAGCCCGGGCTTCGATGCTCACCGGCCGCAACGCGATGCGGAACGGCGTACTCGATAATCACAGTTGGGTTCACCCCCAGCGGCGCGACCTAGGGCTGACGACCTGGCCCGAAGACCTAGCTGCGGCGGGCTATCGCACCGCGGGCATCGGCAAGATGCATTTTTATCCGTGGGACTTGGGCGAAGGCTTCGCGCAACGACGGATCGCCGAGGACAAGCGCCACATCGGTCTCCGAGACGACTACAGCGACTACCTCACCGCGCATGGGCTAAAGAAGCTGCACGGCAACGAGATGCCCGGCTACTTTGAACATAAAGGTGCGCCGGTCAGCCCGATCCCGGCCGAGCATCAGGTCGATCGGTGGGTCGGCAACGAAACCTGCGACTTCCTTCAGCGCCAGGGCGACGCCCGGCCATTCGCCGCGATGGTGGGATTTCC is from Planctomycetota bacterium and encodes:
- a CDS encoding sulfatase is translated as MRILYIDIDALRPDHLSCYGYHRLTSPSIDRLAADGLRFENCYASDTPCCPSRTSLFLGQPGICHGSVCHAGRRAVPYAEGQSRGFRDRPGRDSWPAALREAGYHTATISSFADRHGARWWQAGFHELHDTGGRGFERADQVTPVILDWLDRQGATDQWFLHVNFWDVHTPYRTPSGFGAPFRDDPLPTWYDDALRQKHWTGAGPQGARERGGLGGGDDHAGRYPRQPFEIASMDDVRRMFDGYDTAIRYVDKHIDLIVSRLETLGVLDDTAIMVSSDHGETIGEFNIYGCHQLADHVTCRVPMIVRWPGVTDRPDSVRADGALRYHFDIAASVIEAASGSVPESWHGRSFELGPNGIGDTGRDDLVLSHLQGSCQRSLRFRRDQQEFICIRTYHDGYHGLPEAMLFDVGQDPHELHDLAEDRPDLVAWAFDRIEGWTRDHLEDGRPDPMATVLAEGGPPHARGALNGYLDRLRATGRSVWADHFETRTRPFCRPAFGSAGDAAVTPSQFSETHP
- a CDS encoding TIM-barrel domain-containing protein, whose product is MSIPRQRFVTDLLDIQPEASAESVIWRADRPTQMRETPAKDIELDVPFRPLRVEPSLLVEPADGEKVHRDHKLEPRSLPIRVSAYGDRVVRITLCADGSAALPHDGPMLAIDESLQPQPLRVQLESEAWSVLDERGQARFRIERRDPVRRHWSDLVMPPAEGFVASVLPDGHTDIPFSSHDQFFPKQVESLPLGFVTSQGRVDHTAFSIHAGPQEHFVGTGERFARMDLAGSTFSLINDDGLGVNSPRTYKNIPFYLSSAGYGLMVHTSAMMRLSLAGVSTRAAQGVLPDPVLDLFFIAGSPEEILYELRRLTGFPADVPRWSYGVWMSRMTYFSDEEITGIAHRLREERLPCDVLHVDTGWFAKDWVCEWEFSAERFSDPAGFMKRMDDLGFRITLWQTPNIGQGNRLLEEAKENGYLAPRDSAETQSGSDFSSQHFDGVIDFTNPEAVAWYQSLLKRLFDLGAAAIKTDFGENVDPAARYHGLPARLLRNRYALLYQQAAFEATARATSEPIIWARAGWLGSQRYPVHWGGDCACTWDGMAASLRGGLHLGLSGFAFWSHDVPGFHGLPDFMNSWPTDDLYVRWTQFGVFTSHLRYHGTSPREPYDYPAVLDLVRRWWRLRYALIPYLEREGTRAIQTGFPVLRAMMLHHPDDPLCWHIDDQFFCGSDLLVAPVMNGTGQRRVYLPDGAWVDFWTGEFHEGPGWLDTNHPLDTCPVFARPYAEIPFYPEAIEHTGQLDTSRIVPLRFDERYRGLSQAPLAEVWKSDGLK
- a CDS encoding VCBS repeat-containing protein; amino-acid sequence: MTSSAPHRWELTLLDAEPLARFYQGLVASTAADLDGDGIPELVVGSTDALTWYQIDTGKRAVICRDGTCSVGLAIADIDGDGRPEVVTGLQAPDTADKNLWEIAWFKPSGSLDEPWAKHVLEPAHHGYPHDLVLHDVDGDGRLELIANGPHGGRSSLYLYRPGVDPEMPWKCYDIGSNRSEEGLCVVRLDRDGGWGIASGPNVYRCPEGGPFGKPGSIPWPLTEVAPNHREMCRVSALDITGNGVDDLVIIDSEYFEGQLSWLENTGHGEWIEHPIERGIAYGHSLHAERTQEGVRLVVAEMAGGGWAALYNYDARIIEYLSADGGETWKREIRQQGQGIHEATYFNGAGEHNQPGRQLRYLGKEHRYPRVMRLDEVERPSPIAGYQHRFVDRDKPGAGTDILAVDITGNGQFDIAVGRWWYELNSPTRREIPGVCQIINHYDLDGDGRDELIVTLATDQGPKVSNRLAWAKPIDPLNDRWELHEIGTGVGDWPHGSCVAPLLPGGKLALVTAYHSAHASAEVDLPHYPEIWEVSEDPSVPWPSRTLAEIPYGEEVIAHDITGDGAPDLFLGAHWLENNGDGSFTPHRMFEGVYPARIGVIDVQGNGRADVVIGDETVQWSPEKRADYTPLCWYECPANPRDRWRRHVIDVVRCPHSIGVADLDDDGEDEIICGEHDPFYPYRQRCKLYAYKKADAAGRTWKRWCLDDRFEHHDGCKPIRLPAGDVGILSHGWMDSLYVHLWVPPRTES